Genomic DNA from Theobroma cacao cultivar B97-61/B2 chromosome 3, Criollo_cocoa_genome_V2, whole genome shotgun sequence:
aattttgggaGGGTTGCTGCTGCCGCTTGCAATTTGCATTGCAAccttaacaaataaaaaagggcATGACTCAATCACAGtcagataaaataaaaaccccAGTCGATTCAAGGGTGAAACAGTGAAATCCGGAGTGGGGAAGGGGGTGGGCGAGAGAGAGACACGCTGAGACAGGACTGTTAAATCACCTAACAACCAGAGTCAGTTTGGCAGctgtcaaaaagaaaaggcgTGGGGTGGTGAAGGGGAAGGGAATTGATTTCTTCGTGGCTGAGTTCTGCTTCATCACGTGTCCTCTTCCTCACCAAGTCTATGCAAAGTGAAGTCCCACTAGGGCTCCCAAGCCAAGATCCTAGATTTTGTTGTCGGCGCCCTTTTGTTGCCTCCCCACCCCAGTTCTTTCTTTACCACTACTATTTAATTAAGTGTTAGTACTGTTTTTATTCCCTCTAAGTCTTAACTCCATAAAATGTTTAACCCATTTCATGCCCTATCACATGTTCGCAGTATTatgtatcttttttttttccatattttcaatataattGATGCTATTGGTTTCTTTTATTCTACAGGAATTTGCCTTGGATTAGACTGGTACAGTAAAAAACTTTGTACCACTACTAATAAAAATATggaaaacttgattttttaaatttagcaGTGTACTAATTTCACTGACCTTTGTCTTGGTCTTGttctttttgatgaaaatgattgaACAACTTTCATCTGCATGTCATAGACAAAGCTTGGTAAAACTCCTTTTAGATCTTCATCACTGAAATGGTATAAAGACATTTATAGTCAAAGATGCAATGTgtacaaaatgaaaaagaaggtGCCTCCAATTGCTCTCAGCAGTACCACGAAACAAAAACATGTGGCCTACGGGTTTTGAATGCTTTTCAAATGGtgaaaatcttaaaaattatcgaaagagaaaaatcaacGCATCGACCCTACTGTCACAGTGTCACCTAGCCCACCAGGTTAGAACGTGCACATGGATAGCAAGATGGGCAGCCTATAGcagaaaattatgaaaaataaaaagaaaaatgacaagaaTAAGAATCAGCAGCAATTAAATGGAACTGAGGTTTGGTCACGTTGATTACCTACTGGATTTGGGGTGGCAGTTACAGCGGTTACGATTCCAGCTCTCATTCTCACAGAAAGTAGTAGATTATTTACCAATAAATAGAAAAGGAGCCACGTACAGGCCTGGGTTAATGATAATTAAGAACAGTGGAGTTCTAAtaattgtacatcattgattTCACTGTCCACATTCTAATGTGCAGAAGTCGAGCCGCTCGCCCAGTGAACAAATTCTAAACCAAAGGGTTTATTTGGGAACTCCATTGCCATAAATTGAGATGCAAGACGACGAGTGAGTGACCATGCCAAAGAAGTTGAAGCATCAGAATAATGAGCAAGATGCCGGTAAGTTTCACTGTTTAGCATGAAAGTCTGTGCTGTGCATGTTGCTAGTACAAATTTTATGATGCTGTTTGCAGGGCTTAAGGAACTGTTGCGGATTGTTGACGAACCAAAAGCAAGGTGGATTCTGTGGAGGACACAGCCACTTATTCCAATATTTTCTAGGCAAGATTCTCATATACTGCCACTTCTTTTTCCAACTTTGATTGGAACATTCTTgatttgatagtaatttaagGATCAAGCAGCGGGTCCAAAGATGATAGTTACGCCTTCGCTAGCTGTCTCCAGAGGCCCCTGCACTTGCAACTTTGTTTACAGCCTCCATGGGTTAAGATCAATCTATACCCTTCACCCACCAACGTAATTGGTCGTCAATATATCTCATGAAACTTCATGATTAGATAtacaaactttttttaattcttgaGCAAATTAAGAGTACAAAGTACCAgcattttgcttttatttcttgtttcGTTTTGCATCAAAACTCATATAATGCTAAAATACTCACGACtagattaggacatgtaagATGAGCATATCACCCCCCGTGCGTCAACTGGTCAAACCAATAATGTTTCAGCTGTTTTGGGCCGAGTTAGATTCTAATGGCCCAAATCCACAATAACAGTAATCAATCCAATCCCCAATAACTTAACCCCCCACTCACGCTCACGCCAACGGAGAAAGATTTGCCCGTTTGCTAAAAGTTGCCTCTTTTTATGGATACTGCGAACACTTGGAATTTGCTTTGAAGCTAACAGTACAAGTGGTAGTAGGtaattttttaccttttttacTTGAGGGTATTTGTTTCACTCTTTGTTCTgggtttttgtatttttttatttttgggatTTAAAGTTTAAAGCTTGAAATGGATGGGGAGGAGTTGACAGAGCAGGAGACTGCTCTTTATGATCGCCAAATTAGGGTTTGGGGTGCTGATGCTCAAAGAAGGTAACTTTATTTGTTTCATGGTACCCTTTtatcttaatatttctttgaatttcttttattaacttgtttattcatatgttttttttttctttctttgttagACTGAGCAAATCTCATATACTAGTTTATGGAATTAAAGGGACTGTTGCTGAGgtacaattttcttttttgaccTTTTGTAAATTGGGTTTTTCTTGCTCTATTATTACAAGTCTTTTGTTATTgcaatgtttttttttattaaataaaatatgtttaaacTTGTGGGTGTGCGTAGTTTTGCAAGAACATTGTACTGGCAGGAGTTGGTAGTCTGACATTGGTGGATGACCGGGTAGTTAATGAGGAAGCTTTGTCTGCCAATTTCTTGATACTGCCTGATGACAATCTATTTCAAGGGAAAACTCTTGCTGAGGTCTGTTGTGATTCTTTGAAAGAATTCAATCCTATGGTTCGAGTGTCTGTAGAAAAAGGTTAGCCTTTTTTTGGCATCTGCCTTCTGGTTTCATGTGGCATAAGCTGAAAAATTAGCAATGCTTGTAAATTTCGTGCATTTTCGGTCCGTTTATGAATGTGAAGTTGAATACTGCTATCTATGCTACTAACTGGAAACTGTCACTTTCTATTGGGGGCTTGCAGGTGATATATCAACATTTGGTGTAGAATTCTTTGAAAAGTTCGATGTTGTGGTCATCAGTTGCTGCTCTCTTGCTAAAAAAGTATTATTAGATAATTTTGTTATCTATGGATCTTATAGCCTGTAGATGATATGTTTATCTATATGTTTCAGCATATTTTGATGCCGGCATGCTTTACCCTTCAATTTGTACCTGAAACTTCTCTTTCATGCAGAAATTGATTAATCAGAAGTGCCGGAAGTTATCAAAGCGTGTAGCATTTTACACAGTTGACTGTAGAGGCTCTTGTGGCGAAATATTTGTTGATTTGCAGAACTATAAATATTCAAAGGTGATTGTTTTACACATTTAACTATTCTAGTAGCATATGTGGCCTTATACCTACTATATCTATGTTTGGTGAGATGCATAATATCCAATACTTCCTAAGCATCAAACTGCCAATGGCAAGTGGAGAATCTTGGCAGTACTATATTTTTCTAATTCGGCTTGTGATTTTATGTTGGGGACAAGCCAGTAAGCCACTTTTATTAGTGGATTGCTGACCATCACTATAATGCTGAATTCATTTTCTTGTAATCATAGCAAACGACAATGCACATTCTGTATTTCCTATGTATAACATTTATAGATGAACTCTTCCTAGCAAATTGAAGGACCAGAAGATATGTCCGGATTCATGAATTAGAAATGCACTTGTTGGTACTACTCTTGTGAATTTCTAGTGAGTTGCTGCTGAACTTGGTCTTGTTATAAATTAATCTCCTGGTTCTTGTATATTGTCCTCATCTTTTTTGGTTTAACTCTTAGTTGTGCCCTATAATGTGTACTCCAATCATTTAGTGCTTTTAAAGACCTTGATTTATTAACAAAATGTGTAAGCTtgtatttattaatattaatattttttttttacagaaAAAACTTGAGGAAAACATTGATTGCCAACTAGAATACCCAAGCTTTGAGGTATGGAATGGTTTGTGCTCGTTATCAACAATAATAGTATCAATAACTACAATTGTTCCTATAATCTTCCTTAGAACATAATATGTCATACTGTCTCCTGATATTAGCATGTAATAATGTGCCATCCATGCAGTGAAAGCATTTTATTGCAGTACGTACATTCTCTTCTATCTTTCAAAAGAAAGTACATTCTCTTCTGTCGCAGGAAGCAATTTCAGTGCCTTGGAGAGCACTTCCGAGGAGAGTGTCAAAGCTTTACTTTGCTATGAGAGGTATGCTAACTGTActgtttttgctttttaaaGAACTAAAAGGGGGAGAACAAAATCAAAAGCAACTAGAATTTGAAATTGATAGCTACATTCATCGTGGGCCAAATATAGGTTGCTCGTTTTACACTCATCTGGGCATGCCTCTAGATGAACCATTTTTACATAGTGATTGTGTTTGTTAAATACAGTGTTACCTTCTTTTTATCCATGCATGTGTGCAATAAGAGGCAAATCCCTCAAATTACTTCTATTTCAAGCCAAGAACAAGGGAAATATGGTTAATTTTTGCATCttcatttcaaatttgttAAACTTCTCCCATTTTACGTGAAACCAGGTTTACTTATAAGCATTTCTTTTGAAGTAGCCTATATTTATACAAGGGATGACATGATTGCCTATGTTCTTACAGTGATAGAGGGATTTGAAGATGTTGAAGGTCGTAATCCTGGAGAAACCTCGATTACTGATCTTCCTGGTGTTCTGAAGCTCAGAAAGGAACTTTGTGAAACAAATGTACGTATTCGGCATTTGTCATCTGCATTGCCTAGTAGTGTGCTGTTTCTTCTTACtgtgttttattaatttattgcaGTCACTGAACGAGTCTCAAATACCCAATGCACTCTTAGAAAGACTGCTGATAGGTACAAGGGAGTATCCTCCAGTTTGTGCCATCATCGGGGGAATCCTTGGACAGGTTCCATTTTGACCATTTCTTCCCTTCTCAATCTATTGAAATGATTAATAACTACTATAACTATATTAATTCAATGTGATTTGACTGTTGAATGAGTAGGAGGTGATCAAAGCAATATCAGGCAAAGGGGATCCACTCaagaatttcttcttctttgatgCCATGGATGGGAAAGGCTTGATAGAGGACATATCAGAGCCTAACACTGGAAGCTGAGCTCTGCTTTGATCGGGGAGGGATATATAGAGTTGTAACTTAGGGGTGTAAGTTTTTGGCCTGTAACTGACTATTGCTCTGGGGGGAAGTTAAGTTGGTTGAAGCTTTCATAGGATCAGATAACAATCACCAATTAATATTGTTGCCTAAATTGTAACTCCAGAAAACTTGTTGAACTTTATTCTTTCTTAAAGAATTTGGAGCCTACACAGTTGTTAAGGAATCTTGATTTATGGAACTTAATGTTGGACGGTTTGTGTATACTGACTACAATAATTGATAAATGCTGTATGATGCATTCTCCAGCCGTAGTGCTTAGATATAGAAGGTAAGTTGTATAGAAGTATTTGCCACTAGGGCTCTGAGAAGGGTAGCAAATACGATTGCCGTGGGGCTAATTCTATCCAAGGCCGCTTCCTAAAAGCCACGGCAGGCGCCAAGTGAGGCTGCTGTTGTTATGTGGTGGGGATAAAAGTTTCGGAGGATGGAAAAGTGCCATCATGTATGCATCAACGTTGTATCTAATTAGAACGGAAAAGCATGTCGCTTTTGATGGTGGTAGGCAATGGTGCTGCTGTGTCAAAGCATCATTGCTCGACTGCCCCACCAAAGTTATATTATGGTGACAAATTGCTGGAGATGTATAAAAGTTACACAATCATGGAGTCGTGGACAATGTTCAACAGAGTTGTATTTGATAATGATAATGCCTGAGTAGATTCAGCAAGAGCTAGATCGTGTGcatttgtttggttttttgcCTGGAAATTAATGCTTCCAAATCAAAGCTTGAAGGCAATCATATTAACGGGAGGGATGAAAAATTGTACCAAAAAGAAGAAGGCGATTGAAAACTACAGGGAGACCAAGAATGGGAACCACGAAGAGAATGACGTATCCAGATCCTGTGCAGGTAATCCAGGGTTAAGTTTTACCCTGTCAAAGGTCATTATTACTCCATTAGTGGGGTTGGATGATGATTTAGTTTGAGGTAACTCCAGTCCTTTAAAATCTATGATCTATATATATTAGATTTGGATAGAGAATCCACGATGTTCagtttttttccttaaatcaCTTTTTTAATTCCTAGATATAGCCAAAATCCgataatcaaattcaaaatatttgataaaccAAAACGTGGGTGGTTTTTGTCCCGCTATAATCTCATCAGTCATCACATTTAAAAGCAACGTCTCTAATCCCATTATTCAAAAGCCCCGCACAGTGCGCGGAGTCATGAtagaaagcaaaaaagaaagagaccCCACAATGGAAAGACCTTCTGTAGAAGAAGAAGTAACCGATGACCAAAAACTGCACCatcttttcaagaatttgGAACAGGAATGGGACTTCATAAAACAAAGGCCAGAAAGAACCCTACATACACGTTCAACAGGATCAAGTAAAATGATTCAAACCCTTCGACTGCTCAACAACTCGCCCAGAAAACTCATGTTTTCTCTTCAGCACAGAAGCTCTCCATCGGAGAGAGTAGCATGGAAAGTGAGAACCAATGACTTGGCCGTTGAGGAGATACTCACCGAGAGAAGGGCAGCCATCGAGAGTGGTAAGTTGAAGGGAAGACGGCTTTTCGAGGGAGCAGAGGGTGTGACTGAGATGGGCTTTGGAAGAGATGAGGTGACATGCAGTGGCTGGGAGATTGGCTTGGATCAAGAGAGTGAAGTGAGGTCAGTTTTCTCTTATGAATCTGATAATGATGTGGACGAAATTTGGGGAAGGAAAGAGGTCTCGTCCGCTTCATGCCCTCGTTGTTGTTCTTGTTCGCCCtcctcctcttcttcttctctatgTGCTGAGAAGGAACAGAGAGGAGGAACTGAGGTGGCAACTTTAGCAGAGAAGAGAATTGCCCGTGATGTAGGCAGTGGAAGAGGAAGACGATGGATTGTTATCATAGTCTGGCTTACCATTACTTTAGCTGTATGCGTAGTTGGTATCATCTCAAGGAGGAATTTTTGTCTATACGAGGATGAAGAGGTGATTCTAACCCCAACATGAAGTCTCCTTTATAACTTAGAATGATATTATAATAACCATGGTTAAGAGTGAAGAAGACTGATGCACTTCATCTCTTGTTCCATCTTTCAAGGATGCATCtgtttgttaatttttatctttttattttacttgccAGAATATAGCATATATATCTGATTTAACTGCAATTGGAATGACAAAAGAGGGTGTTTTCcgcctctttttcttttcccttcttaattttctttgttgttaTGAACATCAATGTTCTTTCTAATTAGGAATTTGTTGTGATAATTACatgttcatatatatatatatatatatatatgaacagGATATGCTTTTCGATTATGAACTATTAACTAGTTTACATGCAATTAATCATGTTGCTTTGAGGGTTAGGAAACATGGAACTGTGCCTAGCATGTACTTTTTAGCACCACTCTTTAAATGTTCATGCAATAAACAGAGGGAGGAGCTTAATTTCTGGAACGTGAAACTCCCTTTCATCTCCTTTTCATTTGTAATGTTGGTTGGGAAGTTTGGTCCACTTGCTGCAGGAAATGGAATATCTATTGGATTTGCGACATCCTTCTTCAAAGCTTGGATGCTTTATCCATTCCCAGCTGACACTAGAAAAGCATGGAAAATCCTTTTCTTTGCAGCCCTATGAACCATCTGGTTATGTCGTAAGTAGATAATCTTCAGGAACAAAGCCTTCAATCCCAACCAGATCGTTGACATCATCTTGTTGGGTTTTTCTCTCTGGTGTAAGGGGAACCGGAAACTGGACCATGTTCCGACTGGTTTATGTTTTAACTATCCTAGAGCCTTCTCCAGtaaaaaagagaggaagaaaccAACTAAGAAGGACACACGAACCCCTCCTCCCTAGGGCTCTCTCAAACTTAACACAGACGGAGCTGCCCAAGGCAAACCAGGGCCTGCATCATCAAGGGTGTCTTCTCTCATGCCATTGGAGTAGAGTACTCCAACTTTGCTGAACTTAAGGccattcaaaggggaattaaGGTCTTTCTTGACTCTCCATGGGCATCCTCCCATATATTGGAAGTTGAGAGTGACTCTTCTAACACAATACTCAGGGCCCAAAACCACGAAAAAAATCCTTGGGGGCATAAAGCTCATCTCCAACTCCATTGAAAGCGCCAGTAATATTTTGGACCTCTCCTTCATCCATATCAGACGTGAAGCTAACTCACTTGCGGATGGGCTCGCCAAAGCTGGTATTGGGAGAGATTCCAACTTCAGTGCTTACTTTGAATTTGGCTTGGCGTGGAAAACGTTTAAATGggttattttgttattatcaAACTTCTTGTTTCTGTACTTACTAGGGAATTCTTAATTTGGTGTGTAGTGTTATTGTAAGAAGAATGATCAACTAATGTACTTATGATTGGCATATCAGAATCCATCTGATATTTTGCCAATCCTTACACTAAGGACTCTTTTTGTTTTCGTAAGCCACTGCGGCTTATCTTCTCTCTTCCAAGTGAGACTATTAATAATATCATCAgctttcaaaaacaaaaaaaaatctggaACGtctaaatgaaatgaaaatgtaaatatatagCTTAAAATAATTGAAGAGTTTTCAGTTTTCTAGTTATTCTCTGCATCCTAATACAGAACGGAGACTACCGCATAAAAACAAAGAGATGTAAAATGGCAAATTCGTGATGGCCATTCTTGTTTAAGTTTTAGTATCATAATAAAGCtcaaacaaaaaaggaaaaaaaaaaagggaatgtGCCATCATTTACTGAACCTCCGGGCACAGGCAATATAGGCAGAGGTTCACCCAAGAACAATGGGGTTCCATTTCCCTGACTCTTACGAGAGACCCGCTCATTGACAGGAAACAGGCCCCTGCTTTTTCTCATCAGGTTGAAAGTATCTTTGGAGATGCGGGGTATCGATCCCCGTACCTCTCGCATGCTAAGCGAGCGCTCTACCATCTGAGCTACATCCCCACGTTGGTGATGTCAGtgcaaagaaaaatagttgAATTGACTAGTTCCTGGAAAATGTTGACTCGAGCAGCCGGGGGTATGAAAAAGGATACAGTCACAATGATGGCGTAGAAAATACGGTATGATAGAGAAAAATGTGTTGATTTTAAGCCAATCATTGTGAATGAGACTAGGAATCCAAGTTTAGGAAAACAGAAAAGGTAGATATTAAAGATGCAATTATATATGGGTGCGTGCATTTTGGGATTTATTTCCATCAGTGGATAGGTGATGATAAGGAAAAGGCCGAGTTGAGGGATAAAGTCAAAGATGATACCATCTGCCGTGAAATCTGACATGGAATGATAGATGACAGAATGTTGACGAAGGCTTGGAAAAAGACATTGGGTGCATGTACAATATGTGAAAAAAGGTTCATGTTGATTTAGAACAAAGAAATGAGGCACTATCTGTCTTGCTCTTAACTCTTAAAAGATGCTACATCCAATAACAGTTCGGTTTCCTCTTTAAATGCAAGTAATTAGTATCAACAGCTATGGACCTTACTAGTATATTATCATATAATAAACAGCAAGAATATTGTATTGGTAATTATATAACTTAAATGCCAATGctatatcatttttaaaaaaggctTGTGAGATTTCAGGTTTAAGTCTTCGTGTTACTTCGTATAACATGTGGtcgaatgactaaaaattacAACAGCAAAGCAGAGAGAAGGCGTGCTATTGGAATTAAATGTCCAATGGTGTTCGAGATTGGGGATAGAATATATTCCCTCCAATACAAAAAGCAGGATAGTAAGGAGGGAAAAACCTATGTGGTGTCATGTCTCAGGATTTCGACATTGTGGTCAAAAGTTTCCCCAATGAACCGGCAGCGCCATCTGCCAGCCCTGATTGAAAGGACACTGCCTAGCGAGCTATGAACAACCAACAACAAATGGCTGCCCAAAAGACTTATTGGTTCTGTTAAACACAGATATGCGACAAGCAAATTAAGTACTCAAAAATATTCTGCATTGTCAGAtgcaaaaccaaaaaacaatATACACAACAGGCAGGAGACACTATATATGGACCGCCCCAAGATATAAATCAGCCGACCCAGCAATGAACGTGTCAAGGGAGTTTCAGAGTCCCAATAATTTGATTCTGCTTCTGGCTAATAAATGTATTAGCAAGAGCTAAATGTGACCTACGTATCCGCTGTGCAAATTCATTCCTTCCCCCTCTTCCTCTTGTGGACAGCATACTTTCACAGTCCAATCTAGCATTAGGCACAAAGCTAGTATGTACCTTTGCGAATCATTCTAGAGCGCCCTCTAGTTATCATATGATGTCTGTTTTGGGACAAGATCCCACAccacaaaaaaagaaaaaacaaaaataaaagcatgGCTTAAATAGTTTCTTTGCTGAGGAATAGCACTATAAGCCTAGGTGCATATAATGATATAAACACGGCCTGGCGATGGACTGCAGACCAACACATTTCATAAAGGATTGTACGTTTGCATCTGTCTCAGGATCTGCTCAAAGTTTTCGGTGAACTTCTCCACCGGATGTGTGTGTATCCCCTCATAGGTGGTCACCACAATTTCGTCATCTTTGGAACTGCGTTGGACTTGTTTCTTAACGTTGCATTCTTTATGCGTACACCTGTAATAACT
This window encodes:
- the LOC18605127 gene encoding SUMO-activating enzyme subunit 1B-1, translating into MDGEELTEQETALYDRQIRVWGADAQRRLSKSHILVYGIKGTVAEFCKNIVLAGVGSLTLVDDRVVNEEALSANFLILPDDNLFQGKTLAEVCCDSLKEFNPMVRVSVEKGDISTFGVEFFEKFDVVVISCCSLAKKKLINQKCRKLSKRVAFYTVDCRGSCGEIFVDLQNYKYSKKKLEENIDCQLEYPSFEEAISVPWRALPRRVSKLYFAMRVIEGFEDVEGRNPGETSITDLPGVLKLRKELCETNSLNESQIPNALLERLLIGTREYPPVCAIIGGILGQEVIKAISGKGDPLKNFFFFDAMDGKGLIEDISEPNTGS